The following nucleotide sequence is from Mycobacterium sp. Z3061.
ACGGACTGTTCTCGATCCGGCGCAATGACTGGCGGACGTCCTCGGCGATGTCGGGGAATGCCTCGGCCGCCCACGGCGGCTTCACGCCGGTCTCCTCCTGGATGCTGCGCTTGAACTCGTCGTCGTTGAAAGTGAGCATGCCGCAGTCGGTGTGGTGGATGAGGATGATCTCCTTGGTCCCCAGCAGCCGCTGGGAGATCGCCAAGGACCGGATGGCGTCATCGGTGGCCACGCCGCCGGCGTTGCGGATGACGTGCGACTCCCCCTCGTTGATCCCGAGCGCGCGGTAGACATCGAGGCGGGCGTCCATGCACGCCAACACCGCGACGTGCTTGCTCGGCGGCAGCGGCAGCGGCCCGTGAAAGGAGCTCGCGTAGTTGGCGTTGTTGGCCAGGTAGTCGTCGGTAACCGTCACGCAAGTCTCCCTCGGGTATCGCGGAATAGCATTTGCCAGCGGGTCGCCGCGGATTTTAACAATCGGGCGACCGGATTACACCCGTGCGGATCAGCCGGATCTGAATAGTGGGCGCCGGATCGTTACCCTGTCCCAATGCGGCAGGGTGGTAGGGCGTGACGCGTTTTCTGCTGCGCCGGCTGGCGAAGTACTTCGTGCTGCTGGCGCTGGCGTCATTTCTGACCTTCTGCCTCACCTCGGTGGCTTTCTCGCCGCTGGAGAGCCTGATGCAGCGCAGTCCGCGCCCCCCGAAGTCGGTGATCGACGCCAAGGCGCACGACCTCGGCCTCGACCGGCCCATTCCGATCCGGTACGTGAACTGGGTTTCGCACGCCGTGCAGGGCGATTTCGGCAAGACGGTCACCGGTCAACCGGTCGGAGTCGAGCTGGGACGCCGCATCGGAGTGACTCTGCGGTTGCTGGTGGTCGGATCCGTGCTGGGCACTCTGCTGGGCGTGACGCTGGGGGCGTGGGGCGCGATCCGCCAGTACCGGCTCAGCGACCGCGTCGTCACCATCACCGCGTTGCTCATCCTGAGCACGCCGACCTTCGTCATCGCGAACCTCCTGATCATGGGCGCGCTGCGGACGAATTGGGCGCTGGGCTTTCAGCTCTTCGACTACACCGGCGAGACGTCACCGGGCGTCATCGAGGGCAGCTGGGCCGCGGTCGGTGACCGGTTGAAGCATCTGATCCTGCCCACCCTCACCCTGACGCTGGGCGCCGCGGCCGGCTACAGCCGCTACCAGCGCAACGCGATGCTCGATGTCCTCGGTCAGGACTTCATCCGCACCGCCCGCGCCAAAGGCCTGACCCGCCGGCGCGCACTGGTCAAACACGGCCTGCGCACCGCGCTGATCCCGATGGCGACGCTGTTCGCCTACAGCGTGGCCGGGCTCGTCGGAGGCGCGGTGTTCGTCGAGAAGATCTTCGGCTGGCACGGCATGGGTGAATGGACGATCCGCGGCATCGCCACCCAGGACACCAACATCATCGCGGCGATCACGCTGTTCTCCGCCGCCGTCACACTGCTGGCCGGGCTGCTGTCCGACATCCTCTATGCGGCACTGGACCCGCGGGTGCGTGTGTCATGACCGCGGCCGAGCTCACGGACACAACCGAATTCACCTCACGCCGCACCCTGGTGCTGCGCCGGTTCCTGCGCAACCGCTCGGCGGTGGTGGCCCTGGCGCTGCTGGTGCTGTTGTTCATCGGCTGTTATGCGCTGCCCCCGCTGTTGCCCTACTCCTACCGCGACCTCGATTTCGGTGCGCTGCTGCAGCCGCCCAATGGCCGGCACTGGCTGGGCACCAACGCAATTGGCCAGGACATGCTGGCTCAGACGCTGCGCGGCATGCAGAAGTCGATGTTGATCGGCCTGTGTGTCGCGGTGATGTCCACCGGAATCGCCGCCACCGTCGGATCGATCGCGGGGTACTTCAAAGACTGGCGCGACGGGCTGCTCATGTTCGTGGTCGACCTGATGCTGGTGGTTCCGAGCTTCATTCTGATCGCCATCGTTTCCCCGCGAACCAGGAATTCGGCCAACATCATGTCGCTGGTGCTGCTGCTGGCCGCCTTCAGCTGGATGATCAGCTCCCGGATGGTGCGGGGCCTGACGATGAGCCTGCGCGAGCACGACTTCATCCGCGCCGCGCGCTACATGGGTGTGTCCAGCCGGCGGATCATCGTCGGCCATGTGCTGCCCAACGTGGCGTCCATCCTCATCATCGACGCCACGCTGAACGTGGGGTTCGCCATCTTGGCCGAAACCGGTTTGAGCTTCCTCGGTTTCGGCGTCCAGCCCCCCGACGTGTCGCTGGGCACCCTGATCGCCGACGGCACCCAGGCCGCCACCACCTTCCCCTGGGTCTTCCTGGTGCCGGCCGGGGTGCTGGTGCTGATCGTGTTGTGTGCCAACCTGACCGGTGACGGCCTGCGTGACGCGCTGGATCCGGGCGCCCGGACGTTGCGGCGGGGTGCCGAATGAGCTCGCTGCTGGAGGTGAGCGACCTCGCCGTCACCTTCCCCACCGACGGCGTGCCGGTCACCGCGGTCCGCGGCATCAGCTACCACGTCGACCCCGGCGAAGTGGTGGCGATGGTGGGCGAGTCGGGGTCGGGCAAATCCG
It contains:
- a CDS encoding ABC transporter permease; this encodes MTRFLLRRLAKYFVLLALASFLTFCLTSVAFSPLESLMQRSPRPPKSVIDAKAHDLGLDRPIPIRYVNWVSHAVQGDFGKTVTGQPVGVELGRRIGVTLRLLVVGSVLGTLLGVTLGAWGAIRQYRLSDRVVTITALLILSTPTFVIANLLIMGALRTNWALGFQLFDYTGETSPGVIEGSWAAVGDRLKHLILPTLTLTLGAAAGYSRYQRNAMLDVLGQDFIRTARAKGLTRRRALVKHGLRTALIPMATLFAYSVAGLVGGAVFVEKIFGWHGMGEWTIRGIATQDTNIIAAITLFSAAVTLLAGLLSDILYAALDPRVRVS
- a CDS encoding ABC transporter permease, which codes for MTAAELTDTTEFTSRRTLVLRRFLRNRSAVVALALLVLLFIGCYALPPLLPYSYRDLDFGALLQPPNGRHWLGTNAIGQDMLAQTLRGMQKSMLIGLCVAVMSTGIAATVGSIAGYFKDWRDGLLMFVVDLMLVVPSFILIAIVSPRTRNSANIMSLVLLLAAFSWMISSRMVRGLTMSLREHDFIRAARYMGVSSRRIIVGHVLPNVASILIIDATLNVGFAILAETGLSFLGFGVQPPDVSLGTLIADGTQAATTFPWVFLVPAGVLVLIVLCANLTGDGLRDALDPGARTLRRGAE
- a CDS encoding carbonic anhydrase is translated as MTVTDDYLANNANYASSFHGPLPLPPSKHVAVLACMDARLDVYRALGINEGESHVIRNAGGVATDDAIRSLAISQRLLGTKEIILIHHTDCGMLTFNDDEFKRSIQEETGVKPPWAAEAFPDIAEDVRQSLRRIENSPFVTKHESLRGFIFDVATGKLEEVTL